One stretch of Dermacentor silvarum isolate Dsil-2018 unplaced genomic scaffold, BIME_Dsil_1.4 Seq783, whole genome shotgun sequence DNA includes these proteins:
- the LOC119435543 gene encoding uncharacterized protein LOC119435543, which translates to MVERLHRQLKTALTTRLNCATWVDALPLVLLGLRAVLRADLQCSAEELVYGSSLSLPGDFFTSTQLSAQPQQFLQRLLDCVKDLRPTPPRPSRCNTIFVYPDLATSTHVFVRRDAVRPPLTPAYDGPFLVLRRTPKTATFLQNGQEETVILDRLKPAYVETATESLAPPPDLALECHSRPSVRFRLPVEAGGPVTPSFGRRVEPG; encoded by the coding sequence ATGGTGGAACGCCTTCACCGACAACTGAAGACCGCCCTCACTACCCGCCTCAATTGTGCCACCTGGGTTGACGCCTTGCCCCTTGTGCTCCTGGGTTTGCGAGCCGTCCTCCGGGCAGACCTACAGTGCTCAGCAGAAGAGCTCGTGTATGGCAGTTCTCTGAGTCTCCCCGGAGACTTTTTTACATCGACGCAGCTATCAGCCCAGCCACAACAGTTCCTACAACGCCTCCTGGACTGTGTTAAAGATCTCCGACCCACTCCACCCCGTCCATCCCGCTGCAATACAATCTTCGTGTACCCCGACCTGGCCACTTCAACACACGTTTTCGTGCGCCGAGACGCTGTCCGACCACCGCTAACCCCAGCCTACGACGGACCATTCCTCGTCCTCCGCCGCACCCCGAAAACTGCCACCTTCCTACAGAACGGCCAGGAAGAGACTGTCATCTTGGACCGCCTCAAGCCGGCTTACGTGGAAACCGCGACAGAAAGCCTCGCACCGCCGCCCGACCTCGCGCTAGAGTGCCACAGTCGGCCCTCCGTCCGGTTTCGACTTCCAGTCGAGGCGGGGGGCCCTGTAACGCCCTCCTTTGGGCGGCGCGTAGAACCCGGATAG